The genomic segment GGTGATAAATCCATAACAGTAACTTTCCCACCAATCAAAATTTCTCTAATTGGTCTAGCATTCTTAGAAAAAATACCCCAAGTCTTACAATTCTCAAATCTATTTGTTACAGCAAGCTTAGTTTGGTCATTTAATCTATCATCTTTATTAGTAAAATCAAGTACATCATCTATCTCAAAATTCTTCCCTGAATCTAATAATTTATTAATTACTCTTTGGACTGCAACACCTATCGGATCATCTGTTCCTAATTTAAATGCATTCATCCAATCTTCAGTACTTAATTCATTAGGTCTAACATAAAATGGAAAATCAACAGGGATTCCATCTTCTTTATATTTATTATAAAAACCACCTGGAACAAAAATTACAACATCTAAACCTTTACCTTCAAGACCCCATCTCTTAAGAATATCTTCTTCTTTCTTATTGGCGTATTTCATAGACCAATAAACTCCCATAGTATCAAGTAAAACAAAAGCTAAGTTTTTTGCAATATCTGGGTCCATATCAGCGAGTCCCTCAGCAATCGAACCCATTGTATAGGACTTTCCTCCTCCTCTCTTTCCACATATAAGCATGGCGTGCGCTCTTGCAACATCCATATAAATTGGATTAGAAAGTGATGAAGTCTGTCCCATTTGTACATACTGTTTTCCAATAAAAACTGCACCTTCTTTTCCGTACTTTTTTATATCAGAAGCGCTTCTTCCTAAAACAATATCATACATTTTTTATTTATTAAAAATGGATTCGAATAAGTGATTTATTCACTTATGACTATACATTTT from the Candidatus Woesearchaeota archaeon genome contains:
- a CDS encoding DUF87 domain-containing protein; this translates as MYDIVLGRSASDIKKYGKEGAVFIGKQYVQMGQTSSLSNPIYMDVARAHAMLICGKRGGGKSYTMGSIAEGLADMDPDIAKNLAFVLLDTMGVYWSMKYANKKEEDILKRWGLEGKGLDVVIFVPGGFYNKYKEDGIPVDFPFYVRPNELSTEDWMNAFKLGTDDPIGVAVQRVINKLLDSGKNFEIDDVLDFTNKDDRLNDQTKLAVTNRFENCKTWGIFSKNARPIREILIGGKVTVMDLSPYVAMPGGWEVKALTLGIIAKKIFVERMLVRKREELYDIVNKTQVLKSDDVKDDLPMPWLIVDEAHEFLPRDDTAPSSQALITILREGRQPGVSLILATQQPGKIHTDAITQSDIVLSHRITSSFDLEALDKIFLSYESKGSKALFNSMPRTRGCAIIMDDKNERLHTMQVKPRFTWHGGEDPNAIREIKDDFDF